In the Longimicrobiaceae bacterium genome, one interval contains:
- a CDS encoding ATP-binding protein produces MPIIETDLMRRTVKRTLAVHPESALIVWTGVTRLGKTTTARWLVQAIEEAYAPEVEGAFRAVHYEVGRIPQWFSDAGKRALRSAYHASIGTLDEGLFRRSPSEDLARLLTRGLQRKHVQMLLVDEAGLLPMEAIRGLVLLRDVALLEGHCLSIVLIGMDDLPVLLGTCPQVKGRILEWCYFAPYNLRETWDLLAALHPHFASLDRKRPDHKAQVDFLHKTYGGVPGLLVPFLRKLDSRLSTLQGEVDLQLLMAIHLLTQRDHERAVRSKGGDEQEEAAREVQTPTKRGRRK; encoded by the coding sequence GTGCCGATCATCGAAACCGACCTGATGCGACGTACCGTGAAGCGGACCCTCGCCGTCCACCCCGAGAGCGCGCTGATCGTCTGGACTGGGGTCACACGCCTGGGAAAGACGACCACGGCACGGTGGCTGGTCCAGGCGATCGAGGAGGCGTACGCTCCGGAGGTGGAAGGAGCCTTCCGGGCCGTGCACTACGAGGTCGGGCGGATCCCGCAGTGGTTCTCCGACGCCGGTAAGCGCGCGCTGCGCAGCGCCTACCACGCGTCGATCGGGACGTTGGACGAGGGCCTGTTCCGGAGGAGCCCGTCCGAGGACCTGGCGCGCCTCCTTACCCGGGGGCTCCAGCGCAAACACGTGCAGATGCTGCTCGTCGACGAGGCCGGGCTGCTGCCCATGGAGGCGATCCGTGGGCTGGTGCTGCTGCGCGACGTCGCCCTCCTCGAGGGGCACTGCCTCTCCATCGTGCTGATCGGAATGGATGACCTTCCCGTCCTGCTGGGTACGTGCCCCCAGGTGAAGGGACGAATCCTGGAGTGGTGCTACTTCGCCCCCTACAACCTGCGGGAGACCTGGGACCTCCTGGCAGCACTGCACCCCCACTTCGCCTCGCTGGACCGGAAGCGCCCGGACCACAAGGCGCAGGTCGACTTCCTGCACAAGACGTACGGAGGCGTCCCCGGACTCCTCGTCCCCTTCCTGCGAAAGCTCGATTCCCGGCTCAGCACGCTCCAGGGCGAGGTGGACCTCCAGCTGCTCATGGCGATCCACCTGCTGACGCAGCGCGACCACGAGCGAGCCGTCCGTAGCAAAGGAGGGGATGAGCAGGAAGAGGCAGCGCGGGAGGTTCAGACGCCGACGAAGAGAGGGCGCCGCAAATGA